In the Hordeum vulgare subsp. vulgare chromosome 7H, MorexV3_pseudomolecules_assembly, whole genome shotgun sequence genome, one interval contains:
- the LOC123411354 gene encoding sec-independent protein translocase protein TATB, chloroplastic-like isoform X2: MSSSLFLCSYQVRYASLPAPLRQPGRHADRLPPAAPAFVSRSLHRPPPLHWTGSGVRMISSCFVVKRRRRRNGIHASLFGVGAPEALVIGVVALLVFGPKGLAEAARSLGKTLRAFQPTIRELQDVSRDFKNTLEREIGLDEDPPSMSYRPPPSMNNSQQPAVDPDVKPETTVPYTSEELMKVTEEQLAASAIAAWNAQQPASSEQQEAAAAAITPSQSSDLALSGGGSDGPVAVTEESNSGNTENAKPRDEA; encoded by the exons ATGTCGAGCAGCCTCTTCCTCTGCTCTTACCAGGTGCGCTATGCCAGCCTCCCGGCACCTCTCCGGCAGCCGGGCCGCCACGCCGACCGGCTGCCCCCGGCGGCTCCCGCGTTCGTCTCTCGCAGCCTTCATCGCCCTCCTCCCCTCCACTGGACCGGCTCGGGGGTTCGGATGATTTCTTCTTGCTTCG TGGTCAAAAGAAGAAGGCGTAGGAACGGTATCCACGCCTCTTTGTTTGGCGTTGGAGCTCCTGAAGCTCTGGTCATTGGAGTGGTCGCCTTGCTGGTTTTTGGCCCCAAGGGTCTAGCAGAG GCAGCCAGGAGTTTGGGGAAGACTTTGCGTGCGTTCCAACCGACTATCAGAGAGCTACAG GATGTATCAAGGGATTTCAAGAACACTCTTGAACGAGAAATTGGACTTGATGAGGATCCCCCATCCATGAGTTATAGGCCTCCTCCATCTATGAATAATAGCCAACAGCCTGCTGTTGACCCAG ATGTCAAGCCTGAAACAACCGTGCCTTACACCAGCGAGGAACTCATGAAAGTAACCGAAGAACAGCTGGCTGCATCCGCAATTGCTGCTTGGAATGCACAGCAACCTGCCTCATCTGAACAGCAAG aagcagcagcagcagcaataacACCTTCTCAAAGTAGTGACTTGGCATTATCAGGAGGAGGTAGTGATGGTCCTGTTGCCGTGACGGAGGAGTCCAACTCAGGTAATACTGAGAATGCAAAGCCGAGAGATGAGGCATAA
- the LOC123411354 gene encoding sec-independent protein translocase protein TATB, chloroplastic-like isoform X1: protein MSSSLFLCSYQVRYASLPAPLRQPGRHADRLPPAAPAFVSRSLHRPPPLHWTGSGVRMISSCFVVKRRRRRNGIHASLFGVGAPEALVIGVVALLVFGPKGLAEAARSLGKTLRAFQPTIRELQDVSRDFKNTLEREIGLDEDPPSMSYRPPPSMNNSQQPAVDPDVKPETTVPYTSEELMKVTEEQLAASAIAAWNAQQPASSEQQEAAAAAITPSQSSDLALSGGGSDGPVAVTEESNSEAAAATTPSQSSDSTLSGGNDGPGAVTEESNSGNTENAKLRDEA from the exons ATGTCGAGCAGCCTCTTCCTCTGCTCTTACCAGGTGCGCTATGCCAGCCTCCCGGCACCTCTCCGGCAGCCGGGCCGCCACGCCGACCGGCTGCCCCCGGCGGCTCCCGCGTTCGTCTCTCGCAGCCTTCATCGCCCTCCTCCCCTCCACTGGACCGGCTCGGGGGTTCGGATGATTTCTTCTTGCTTCG TGGTCAAAAGAAGAAGGCGTAGGAACGGTATCCACGCCTCTTTGTTTGGCGTTGGAGCTCCTGAAGCTCTGGTCATTGGAGTGGTCGCCTTGCTGGTTTTTGGCCCCAAGGGTCTAGCAGAG GCAGCCAGGAGTTTGGGGAAGACTTTGCGTGCGTTCCAACCGACTATCAGAGAGCTACAG GATGTATCAAGGGATTTCAAGAACACTCTTGAACGAGAAATTGGACTTGATGAGGATCCCCCATCCATGAGTTATAGGCCTCCTCCATCTATGAATAATAGCCAACAGCCTGCTGTTGACCCAG ATGTCAAGCCTGAAACAACCGTGCCTTACACCAGCGAGGAACTCATGAAAGTAACCGAAGAACAGCTGGCTGCATCCGCAATTGCTGCTTGGAATGCACAGCAACCTGCCTCATCTGAACAGCAAG aagcagcagcagcagcaataacACCTTCTCAAAGTAGTGACTTGGCATTATCAGGAGGAGGTAGTGATGGTCCTGTTGCCGTGACGGAGGAGTCCAACTCAG aagcagcagcagcaacaacaccttCTCAAAGTAGTGACTCAACATTATCAGGAGGGAATGATGGTCCTGGTGCCGTGACGGAGGAGTCCAACTCAGGTAATACTGAG
- the LOC123411354 gene encoding sec-independent protein translocase protein TATB, chloroplastic-like isoform X3, which translates to MSSSLFLCSYQVRYASLPAPLRQPGRHADRLPPAAPAFVSRSLHRPPPLHWTGSGVRMISSCFVVKRRRRRNGIHASLFGVGAPEALVIGVVALLVFGPKGLAEAARSLGKTLRAFQPTIRELQDVSRDFKNTLEREIGLDEDPPSMSYRPPPSMNNSQQPAVDPEAAAAAITPSQSSDLALSGGGSDGPVAVTEESNSEAAAATTPSQSSDSTLSGGNDGPGAVTEESNSGNTENAKLRDEA; encoded by the exons ATGTCGAGCAGCCTCTTCCTCTGCTCTTACCAGGTGCGCTATGCCAGCCTCCCGGCACCTCTCCGGCAGCCGGGCCGCCACGCCGACCGGCTGCCCCCGGCGGCTCCCGCGTTCGTCTCTCGCAGCCTTCATCGCCCTCCTCCCCTCCACTGGACCGGCTCGGGGGTTCGGATGATTTCTTCTTGCTTCG TGGTCAAAAGAAGAAGGCGTAGGAACGGTATCCACGCCTCTTTGTTTGGCGTTGGAGCTCCTGAAGCTCTGGTCATTGGAGTGGTCGCCTTGCTGGTTTTTGGCCCCAAGGGTCTAGCAGAG GCAGCCAGGAGTTTGGGGAAGACTTTGCGTGCGTTCCAACCGACTATCAGAGAGCTACAG GATGTATCAAGGGATTTCAAGAACACTCTTGAACGAGAAATTGGACTTGATGAGGATCCCCCATCCATGAGTTATAGGCCTCCTCCATCTATGAATAATAGCCAACAGCCTGCTGTTGACCCAG aagcagcagcagcagcaataacACCTTCTCAAAGTAGTGACTTGGCATTATCAGGAGGAGGTAGTGATGGTCCTGTTGCCGTGACGGAGGAGTCCAACTCAG aagcagcagcagcaacaacaccttCTCAAAGTAGTGACTCAACATTATCAGGAGGGAATGATGGTCCTGGTGCCGTGACGGAGGAGTCCAACTCAGGTAATACTGAG